One segment of Rhodopirellula baltica SH 1 DNA contains the following:
- a CDS encoding shikimate kinase produces MNNDEVKPQHLYLTGYRGCGKSTLAKLLAQKLSLPSVDLDDVIETTAGKSIAEIFANETEVGFRDREEAALMEVSRRPQHVIALGGGTILREANRNIIANSGWCVWLDAEPDVLVARLAGDATTADRRPSLTDQSVFDEVQSVMSHREPLYRASADLRIDTSHRNMDEILTEVLKAAPSSIGQADLS; encoded by the coding sequence ATGAACAACGACGAAGTGAAACCTCAGCACCTCTATTTGACCGGCTACCGTGGGTGCGGCAAAAGTACGCTTGCGAAACTTTTAGCGCAGAAGCTGTCTCTGCCCTCAGTCGACTTGGACGATGTGATCGAAACGACCGCAGGCAAATCCATCGCCGAAATCTTCGCGAATGAAACCGAAGTCGGTTTTCGCGACCGGGAAGAAGCCGCTTTGATGGAAGTTTCCAGGCGACCGCAACATGTGATCGCGCTTGGCGGAGGCACCATCCTTCGCGAAGCAAACCGGAACATCATCGCGAATTCAGGCTGGTGCGTTTGGCTGGACGCCGAACCAGATGTCCTGGTCGCCCGCTTGGCCGGTGACGCGACGACGGCCGATCGACGGCCTTCACTGACTGACCAATCCGTTTTTGACGAAGTCCAATCCGTGATGAGCCATCGCGAACCGCTCTATCGTGCATCGGCTGACTTGCGAATTGACACAAGCCACCGGAACATGGACGAGATATTGACAGAGGTTTTGAAGGCGGCGCCGTCCAGCATCGGACAAGCCGACCTCAGCTAG